A genome region from Desulfatiglans sp. includes the following:
- a CDS encoding HD domain-containing protein, which translates to MDLKTALLNLTAWFEKYVKGFISGHSESDINVELKKNHTIRVREAIIDIAKSIALDEEDMSVAEACAILHDIGRFEQYRRYRTFSDSISENHAALGVRIIREQDVLRDFPAECREVIIRSVGCHNMPAIPSGFSPESIEFLKLIRDADKIDILYVVTEYYMTSASGSNRVIELHLPDTETISDEVFKPLTSGQIAQVDNLRSLNDFKLYQMGWVYDLNYRRSLEIIRERKYLEMLREALPEVSDRADQVYRITNEYLDKKLGGK; encoded by the coding sequence ATGGATTTAAAAACAGCATTACTGAATTTAACAGCATGGTTTGAAAAATATGTAAAGGGCTTTATAAGCGGTCACTCGGAATCAGACATCAATGTAGAGCTGAAGAAAAACCATACCATACGTGTAAGAGAGGCAATCATTGATATTGCAAAAAGCATTGCCCTTGATGAAGAAGATATGTCAGTAGCCGAGGCATGCGCTATTCTCCATGATATCGGAAGATTTGAACAATACAGGAGATACAGGACATTTTCCGATTCAATATCGGAAAACCATGCTGCCCTTGGTGTTAGGATTATCAGGGAACAAGATGTTCTCAGGGATTTTCCAGCCGAATGCAGGGAGGTAATCATACGTTCTGTAGGGTGCCATAACATGCCTGCGATCCCCTCAGGATTCAGCCCGGAAAGTATAGAGTTTTTAAAGCTGATACGGGATGCAGACAAGATTGATATCCTCTATGTTGTAACCGAGTATTATATGACATCAGCTAGTGGCAGCAACAGGGTAATTGAATTGCATCTGCCTGATACAGAGACCATTTCTGATGAGGTCTTTAAACCTCTTACATCCGGGCAAATAGCCCAGGTAGATAATCTCAGGTCATTAAATGACTTTAAGCTATACCAGATGGGTTGGGTCTATGACCTTAATTACAGGCGCAGCCTTGAGATTATACGTGAAAGAAAATACCTTGAGATGCTGCGTGAGGCCCTTCCTGAAGTGTCTGACAGGGCCGATCAAGTCTACAGGATTACGAATGAATATCTTGATAAAAAATTGGGAGGTAAATAA